The genomic segment GCGGGCTAAATCCCTCAGAAAAACAAACGGGCAAATTTGCCCGTCTAACACCCTGTCTTATTGCAGACACAACTTCAAGATGAGAAAGGAATCTTAATGGGTCCTGTTTAGCATATTTAACTCTTATTTTAATTATTGTTTTCAAACAGTCCTTGCCCTGCTGACAATATTTGACTTAAGATATTCAAAATTAAGCGGTTTTAATATACAGTCAACTGCCCCTTCCCTGAAAGCAGCTATAACTTTTTCAGCATCTTTGAACGCAGTTATCATCATAACCGGCAGTTCGCTGTCAACTTTATGTATTTTCTTCAGCAATTCAATTCCATCTATATCAGGTAAATTAACATCCAAAAGAACAAGTGAAAATGTTTCCTTAAGGATTGTGCTAATTACTGTCCCGCCTTTTTCATGCAAAGAAACAGTATAACCCTCAGTTTCCAGGAAAACTTTTAACAGTTCTCTTACTTCCGGATCATCATCAACAACAAGAATCTTCACTTATCCCTCCCTTTGTCATGAATTATATATTAAAAAAATTATTTTGTTATAGGTTTGGCTTCCGTTGCTATGGCAAGCCGTTTTACGCCTATTGTCTTAGCCATATCTAAAATTTCAACAACATTTCCATGA from the Elusimicrobiota bacterium genome contains:
- a CDS encoding response regulator, with protein sequence MKILVVDDDPEVRELLKVFLETEGYTVSLHEKGGTVISTILKETFSLVLLDVNLPDIDGIELLKKIHKVDSELPVMMITAFKDAEKVIAAFREGAVDCILKPLNFEYLKSNIVSRARTV